The proteins below are encoded in one region of Mangifera indica cultivar Alphonso chromosome 7, CATAS_Mindica_2.1, whole genome shotgun sequence:
- the LOC123221112 gene encoding 5-methyltetrahydropteroyltriglutamate--homocysteine methyltransferase, whose amino-acid sequence MASHIVGYPRMGPKRELKFALESFWDGKSSAEDLQKVAADLRSAIWKQMSEAGIKYIPSNTFSYYDQVLDTTAMLGAIPDRYNWNGSEVGFDVYFSMARGNAAVPAMEMTKWFDTNYHYIVPELSPETKFSYASHKAVSEYKEAKALGVETVPVIVGPVSYLLLSKPSKGVEKSFPLLSLLPKILPVYKEVISELKAAGATWIQLDEPMLVMDLESHKLQAFTEAYAELESTLFGLNVLIETYFADIPAEAFKTLTGLKGVTAYGFDLVRGTKTLDLIKGEFPHGKQLFAGVVDGRNIWANDLAASLSTLQELEGIVGKDKLVVSTSCSLLHTAVDLVNEPKLDKEIKSWLAFAAQKVVEVNALAKALAGQKDEAFFSANAAAQASRKSSPRVTNEAVQKAAAALKGSDHRRATNVGARLDAQQKKLNLPVLPTTTIGSFPQTIELRRVRREYKAKKISEEDYVNSIKEEINKVVKLQEELDIDVLVHGEPERNDMVEYFGEQLSGFAFTANGWVQSYGSRCVKPPIIYGDVSRPKPMTVFWSSLAQSMTSRPMKGMLTGPVTILNWSFVRNDQPRFETCYQIALAIKDEVEDLEKAGISVIQIDEAALREGLPLRKSEHGFYLEWAVHSFRITNVGVQDTTQIHTHMCYSNFNDIIHSIIDMDADVITIENSRSDEKLLSVFREGVKYGAGIGPGVYDIHSPRIPSTEEIADRINKMLAVLETNILWVNPDCGLKTRKYSEVKPALKNLVTAAKLIRSQLASAK is encoded by the exons ATGGCGTCTCACATTGTTGGATACCCACGCATGGGCCCCAAGAGAGAGCTCAAGTTTGCATTGGAGTCATTCTGGGATGGCAAGAGCAGCGCTGAGGATTTGCAGAAGGTTGCGGCGGATCTGAGATCCGCCATCTGGAAACAGATGTCTGAGGCTGGGATCAAGTACATTCCTAGCAACACTTTCTCTTACTATGATCAAGTGCTCGACACCACAGCAATGCTTGGCGCTATTCCAGATAGGTACAACTGGAACGGTAGTGAAGTTGGATTCGATGTTTACTTTTCCATGGCCAGAGGAAATGCCGCTGTTCCCGCCATGGAAATGACGAAGTGGTTTGACACAAACTA CCACTACATTGTTCCTGAATTGTCTCCGGAAACCAAATTCTCTTATGCTTCTCACAAGGCTGTTAGTGAATACAAGGAGGCTAAGGCG CTTGGAGTAGAGACTGTTCCAGTCATTGTTGGCCCTGTGTCTTACTTGTTACTCTCTAAACCTAGCAAGGGTGTTGAGAAGTCCTTCCCTCTTCTCTCCCTTCTCCCCAAAATCCTCCCTGTCTACAA GGAAGTAATTTCTGAGCTTAAAGCTGCTGGTGCCACATGGATTCAGTTGGATGAGCCGATGCTTGTTATGGATCTTGAATCTCACAAATTGCAAGCATTCACTGAGGCCTATGCTGAACTGGAATCAACTCTCTTTGGCTTGAACGTTCTCATTGAGACCTACTTTGCTGATATTCCAGCTGAGGCATTCAAGACCCTCACTGGTTTGAAGGGTGTCACTGCCTATGGTTTTGATTTAGTTCGTGGAACCAAGACCCTTGACCTGATCAAGGGTGAATTCCCTCATGGAAAACAGCTCTTTGCTGGAGTAGTTGATGGAAGGAACATTTGGGCCAATGATCTGGCTGCTTCACTCAGTACCCTGCAGGAACTTGAGGGCATTGTTGGCAAAG ACAAGCTTGTTGTCTCCACCTCCTGCTCGCTTCTCCATACAGCTGTTGATCTTGTTAATGAGCCTAAGTTGGACAAGGAAATCAAGTCATGGCTCGCATTTGCTGCCCAGAAAGTTGTTGAAGTGAATGCCCTAGCCAAGGCTTTGGCTGGTCAAAAGGATGAG GCGTTCTTCTCTGCCAATGCTGCTGCTCAGGCTTCAAGGAAATCCTCCCCAAGGGTGACCAATGAGGCAGTTCAAAAGGCT GCCGCTGCTTTGAAGGGTTCAGACCACCGACGTGCTACCAATGTTGGTGCTAGATTGGATGCTCAACAGAAGAAGCTTAATCTTCCAGTCTTACCAACCACCACCATTGGGTCCTTCCCACAAACCATTGAACTCAGGAGAGTTCGCCGTGAATACAAGGCTAAGAA GATCTCTGAGGAGGATTATGTTAATTCCATCAAGGAGGAAATCAACAAAGTTGTCAAACTCCAAGAAGAGCTTGATATTGATGTCCTGGTTCATGGAGAGCCTGAG AGGAACGATATGGTTGAGTACTTTGGAGAGCAGTTGTCAGGTTTTGCCTTCACTGCCAATGGATGGGTGCAATCCTATGGATCTCGTTGTGTGAAGCCACCAATCATCTATGGTGATGTGAGCCGTCCCAAACCTATGACTGTCTTCTGGTCCTCACTGGCTCAGAGCATGACTTCTCGCCCCATGAAGGGAATGCTTACTGGCCCTGTCACCATTCTCAACTGGTCCTTTGTCCGAAATGACCAGCCCAG ATTTGAGACCTGCTACCAAATTGCTTTGGCCATCAAGGATGAAGTTGAGGATCTTGAGAAGGCAGGCATCAGTGTTATCCAAATTGACGAGGCTGCTTTGAGAGAAGGATTGCCTCTTAGGAAATCCGAGCATGGTTTCTACTTGGAATGGGCTGTCCACTCCTTCAGAATCACCAATGTTGGTGTCCAGGACACTACCCAG ATCCACACTCACATGTGCTACTCCAACTTCAATGATATTATTCACTCTATTATTGACATGGATGCTGATGTGATCACCATTGAGAACTCTCGATCCGACGAGAAACTCCTATCAGTTTTCCGTGAGGGAGTTAAGTATGGTGCTGGAATTGGCCCTGGTGTCTATGACATCCACTCTCCAAGAATACCATCAACTGAAGAGATCGCTGACAGAATCAACAAGATGCTTGCTGTGCTTGAAACCAACATCTTGTGGGTGAACCCTGACTGTGGTCTCAAGACCCGCAAGTACTCCGAGGTGAAGCCTGCCCTCAAAAACTTGGTTACTGCTGCAAAGCTCATCCGCTCTCAGCTTGCCAGTGCCAAGTGA